A genome region from Arachis duranensis cultivar V14167 chromosome 6, aradu.V14167.gnm2.J7QH, whole genome shotgun sequence includes the following:
- the LOC107495557 gene encoding chorismate mutase 2 → MGMVKAEELSLESVKGKVYTLDSVREALIRQEDTIVFGLIERAKFLMNSRTYGREEIPGFAGSLAEFVVKNTEAVQAKVGRYNNPEENPFFPENLPPSLVPSYSFTQFLHPKAASININKSIWKIYFDELLPSFVASGDDGNYAQTAASDLSLLQAISRRIHYGKFVAEVKFRESAQQYESLIRAEDKEGLMKLLTFESVEETVRKRVEKKAMVFGQNVTLNNGDDKNVTYKVDPSVAANFYKNWIIPLTKDVQVEYLLHRLD, encoded by the exons ATGGGAATGGTGAAAGCAGAAGAATTAAGTCTTGAATCTGTGAAGGGGAAGGTGTATACTCTGGATTCAGTGAGGGAAGCTTTGATCAGGCAAGAAGATACAATTGTCTTTGGCCTCATTGAGAGAGCAAAGTTCCTAATGAATTCTCGCACCTACGGCCGCGAGGAGATTCCAGGATTCGCTGGTTCATTGGCTGAGTTTGTTGTGAAGAATACAGAAGCAGTTCAAGCTAAG GTTGGAAGATACAATAACCCTGAAGAAAATCCTTTCTTCCCGGAAAATCTGCCACCCTCACTTGTGCCATCTTACTCCTTCACACAG TTTTTACATCCCAAAGCTGCTTCGATTAACATAAACAAATCCATCTGGAAAATCTACTTTGATGAGCTGCTTCCTTCGTTTGTTGCTTCTGGTGATGACGGCAACTATGCGCAAACCGCAGCTAGTGATCTTTCCTTGTTGCAG GCCATCTCTAGAAGGATTCATTATGGAAAATTTGTTGCTGAAGTGAAATTCAGGGAGTCTGCTCAACAATATGAGTCTCTGATTCGCGCCGAG GATAAAGAAGGATTGATGAAATTGTTGACATTTGAGAGTGTAGAAGAAACGGTGAGGAAGAGGGTTGAAAAGAAAGCTATGGTATTCGGACAGAATGTGACCCTCAACAATGGTGATGACAAAAATGTAACATACAAGGTTGATCCATCAGTGGCTGCCAACTTTTACAAGAATTGGATAATACCTCTTACTAAGGATGTTCAAGTTGAGTACCTATTGCACCGTCTTGATTGA